A single region of the Aurantiacibacter sp. MUD11 genome encodes:
- a CDS encoding type II secretion system F family protein, with amino-acid sequence MLELIANNFVLRLVLSVLLFALVIGLVVVVGNMLAHRRARLARLEEIETPTRVAGMTGGTIRSQQNDGAWARLAAAVEKAGLDLSDTRQERLSNWLRSAGYTSPAAPRIFTLIRLILIFLVPLTYLAVDYWTGEPPSFLRAYIVCAILAVLGLYLPNLFVQAKVDRRREEIRQGFPDCLELLIVCVESGLGLEAAMDRVGREMVRSHPRIAELLSLTTLQLRAGSSRDEAFRKLGQAADIEEVRSFTTLLIQSDKLGTSVTQTLRVYAEEMRERRRLRAEERAHRLPVLISIPLVVCMLPTMIGVLMLPAVIRLIRDVIPMMFSGG; translated from the coding sequence ATGCTGGAGTTGATCGCCAACAATTTCGTCCTGCGGCTGGTGCTTTCGGTACTGCTGTTCGCGCTGGTGATCGGCCTGGTGGTGGTCGTCGGCAACATGCTGGCGCACCGCCGCGCGCGGCTCGCCCGGCTGGAGGAGATCGAAACCCCCACGCGCGTGGCGGGGATGACGGGCGGCACCATCCGCAGCCAGCAGAACGACGGCGCCTGGGCGCGGCTGGCAGCTGCGGTGGAGAAGGCCGGGCTCGATCTCAGCGACACGCGGCAGGAACGGCTTAGCAACTGGCTGCGCTCGGCCGGCTATACCTCGCCTGCTGCCCCGCGCATCTTCACGCTGATCCGGCTGATCCTGATCTTCCTGGTGCCGCTGACCTATCTCGCCGTCGACTACTGGACGGGCGAGCCGCCCTCTTTCCTGCGCGCCTATATCGTCTGCGCCATCCTGGCCGTGCTGGGGCTCTACCTGCCCAACCTGTTCGTGCAGGCGAAGGTGGACCGGCGGCGCGAGGAAATCCGGCAGGGCTTTCCCGACTGCCTCGAACTGCTGATCGTCTGCGTCGAATCCGGCCTCGGCCTCGAAGCAGCGATGGACCGGGTTGGCCGGGAAATGGTCCGCTCGCATCCGCGCATTGCCGAACTGCTGTCGCTCACCACGCTGCAACTGCGCGCCGGTTCGTCGCGTGACGAGGCCTTCCGCAAGTTGGGGCAGGCCGCCGATATCGAGGAGGTCCGCTCCTTCACCACCCTGCTGATCCAGTCGGACAAGCTGGGCACCAGCGTCACCCAGACGCTGCGCGTCTATGCCGAGGAAATGCGCGAACGCCGCCGCCTGCGGGCGGAGGAACGCGCGCACCGCCTGCCGGTGCTGATCTCGATCCCGCTGGTTGTCTGCATGCTGCCGACGATGATCGGCGTGCTGATGCTGCCGGCCGTGATCCGGCTGATCCGCGACGTAATTCCCATGATGTTCTCTGGAGGATGA
- a CDS encoding YgaP family membrane protein: MSNNMGSLDRILRIVVAVVLIVFAVTGTITGTWVWVAYGVAAVFILTSLVGFCPAYLPLGINTCGKR; the protein is encoded by the coding sequence ATGAGCAACAACATGGGTTCTCTCGACCGGATTCTCCGGATCGTCGTCGCGGTCGTGCTGATCGTGTTCGCGGTAACCGGTACCATCACCGGCACCTGGGTCTGGGTCGCCTACGGCGTTGCCGCGGTGTTCATCCTCACCAGCCTGGTCGGCTTCTGCCCGGCCTATCTGCCGCTGGGCATCAACACCTGCGGGAAGCGCTGA
- a CDS encoding DUF6691 family protein: MRGLIALLAGVIFGAGLSLGGMTDPARVRGFLDLFGDWDPTLAFVMGGALVVMAIAWRFVPGMSRPMFEEMFALPSRTDLTPELIGGAALFGVGWGVAGLCPGPGFAALAIEPVGAAIFVVSLLVGMAAAKVMKLD; the protein is encoded by the coding sequence ATGCGCGGACTGATAGCCCTCCTAGCCGGCGTGATCTTTGGTGCCGGCCTGTCGCTTGGCGGGATGACCGATCCTGCCCGCGTACGCGGCTTCCTTGACCTGTTCGGCGATTGGGACCCGACGCTGGCCTTCGTCATGGGCGGGGCGCTGGTCGTGATGGCCATCGCCTGGCGCTTCGTGCCCGGCATGTCGCGCCCGATGTTCGAGGAAATGTTCGCGCTGCCCAGCCGCACCGACCTGACCCCCGAACTGATCGGCGGCGCCGCGCTGTTCGGCGTGGGCTGGGGCGTCGCGGGCCTGTGCCCCGGACCCGGCTTCGCCGCGCTGGCGATCGAGCCGGTCGGCGCCGCCATCTTCGTTGTCTCCCTGCTGGTCGGCATGGCGGCGGCGAAGGTGATGAAGCTGGACTAG
- a CDS encoding tetratricopeptide repeat protein has protein sequence MHKVLMRSCLLAVVATGLNGCALLGIGKSEPRIQAMSTIPQDDQAFHQFEVGRLALDRGNFAEAIAAFSSARVEPSLLGPSLNGMGVAYAQLGREDLAERYFREAVRAAPTDERFAANLLRLQSRASRDQQVDVQLAAAQPTGVVTSSGQIHLQTLGAGPRLAAVAATHAPLRIDAGQVQLTTVVTEPVQNGAQVRLRFASSDELSDRTRADYPVRVSFADERTGFDRAAAVSSAGGYPVRVQLAE, from the coding sequence ATGCACAAGGTCCTGATGCGAAGCTGCCTGCTGGCTGTCGTTGCCACCGGATTGAACGGTTGCGCGCTGCTGGGTATCGGCAAGAGCGAACCGCGGATCCAGGCGATGAGCACGATCCCGCAGGACGACCAGGCCTTCCACCAGTTCGAAGTGGGCCGGCTGGCGCTTGATCGCGGCAATTTCGCCGAGGCGATCGCCGCCTTCAGTTCGGCCCGGGTGGAGCCTTCCTTGCTCGGCCCTTCGCTCAACGGCATGGGCGTCGCCTATGCGCAGCTTGGCCGCGAGGACCTCGCCGAACGCTATTTCCGCGAGGCGGTGCGGGCCGCCCCGACGGACGAGCGCTTCGCCGCCAACCTGTTGCGCCTGCAAAGCCGCGCCAGCCGCGATCAACAGGTCGACGTGCAACTGGCAGCGGCGCAACCCACGGGCGTGGTGACCTCTTCCGGACAGATCCACTTGCAGACCTTGGGCGCCGGGCCGCGCCTTGCCGCAGTGGCCGCTACCCACGCCCCGCTGCGGATAGATGCCGGACAGGTGCAGCTGACCACTGTGGTGACCGAACCGGTGCAGAACGGCGCGCAGGTGCGACTGCGCTTCGCCAGTTCCGACGAGCTGAGCGACCGGACGCGTGCCGACTATCCCGTACGCGTCTCCTTCGCCGATGAACGCACCGGCTTCGACCGGGCGGCAGCGGTGTCATCGGCAGGCGGCTATCCGGTTCGCGTCCAGCTGGCCGAATAG
- the bioD gene encoding dethiobiotin synthase, producing MTGFIVTGTDTDVGKTVFAAGLAQALCAAYWKPAQAGLEGETDSRAVARLAPAALVLPEAYRLETPCSPHEAARIDGVEIADDALTLPQSERPLVVEGAGGVLVPYREDLLAADLFARWNLPAIVVARTALGTISHTLMSLEALRARGIAVAGVAFIGEEEPVAEGAITRIGEVSHLGRLPRLDPLNAETLAEAFAQHIRMDLLA from the coding sequence ATGACCGGCTTCATCGTCACCGGCACCGACACCGATGTCGGCAAGACCGTTTTCGCGGCAGGCCTCGCCCAGGCCTTGTGCGCGGCCTACTGGAAACCCGCGCAGGCCGGGCTGGAGGGCGAGACCGACAGCCGGGCCGTCGCCCGCCTCGCTCCCGCTGCGCTGGTGCTGCCCGAAGCCTACCGCCTCGAAACGCCCTGCTCCCCGCACGAGGCTGCACGGATCGATGGGGTGGAGATTGCCGACGATGCCCTTACCCTGCCGCAGAGCGAGCGTCCGCTGGTGGTCGAAGGCGCAGGCGGGGTGCTGGTCCCTTATCGCGAGGACTTGCTGGCAGCCGACCTCTTCGCCCGCTGGAACCTGCCCGCCATCGTCGTTGCCCGCACGGCACTGGGCACGATCAGCCACACGCTGATGTCGCTGGAAGCCTTGCGGGCGCGTGGCATCGCGGTGGCCGGCGTGGCCTTCATCGGCGAGGAAGAGCCGGTGGCCGAAGGCGCGATCACCCGCATCGGCGAGGTATCGCACCTCGGTCGCCTGCCGCGCCTCGACCCGCTGAATGCCGAGACGCTGGCCGAGGCTTTCGCGCAGCATATCCGCATGGACCTGCTGGCATGA
- a CDS encoding peroxiredoxin has translation MSDDTTISLPPRIGDKAPEFSARSTTGDVRLSDYRGQWLVLFSHPADFTPVCSTEFVALARASGEFAKRDCALMGLSVDTLFSHFAWLHMIKERFGVEVRFPIIEDPTMVIASAYGMTSADDADSWSVRNTYFIDPEGTIRAITCYPANVGRSVPEMLRLLDALQAADAKSGLAPADWQPGDKLLRQPGATLDEVFAAKEPGDWFMQEQG, from the coding sequence ATGAGCGACGATACCACCATTTCCCTCCCCCCGCGCATTGGCGACAAGGCGCCGGAGTTCTCTGCCCGCAGCACGACCGGCGACGTGCGCCTGTCCGACTATCGCGGCCAGTGGCTGGTGCTGTTCTCCCACCCCGCCGATTTCACCCCGGTCTGCTCCACCGAATTCGTCGCCCTCGCCCGCGCTTCCGGCGAATTCGCCAAGCGCGACTGCGCGCTGATGGGCCTGTCGGTCGACACGCTGTTCTCGCACTTCGCCTGGCTCCACATGATCAAGGAGCGCTTTGGCGTGGAAGTGCGCTTCCCGATCATCGAGGACCCGACCATGGTGATCGCCAGTGCCTATGGCATGACTTCGGCCGACGACGCCGACAGCTGGTCGGTGCGCAACACCTACTTCATCGATCCCGAGGGCACGATTCGCGCAATCACCTGCTATCCGGCCAACGTCGGGCGCTCGGTGCCGGAAATGCTGCGCCTACTCGATGCCTTGCAGGCCGCCGATGCGAAATCGGGCCTTGCGCCTGCTGACTGGCAGCCGGGCGACAAGCTGCTGCGCCAGCCCGGCGCGACGCTGGACGAGGTTTTCGCCGCGAAGGAACCGGGCGACTGGTTCATGCAGGAGCAGGGCTGA
- the bioF gene encoding 8-amino-7-oxononanoate synthase, translated as MLDHIRHSLDRIAAKDRTRVLRPAQMRDGGRLERDGRELLDFSSNDYLGLARHPLLAETAANYAHEFGAGSGASRLITGTSPQHEAVERHVAEFKGTETALLFASGWQANAAIIPALAKAAPSCAIFADELVHNSIHAGCRGARAETHFFAHNDMTDLERLLAEHGPGAEARLIITESVFSMDGDRADLARLNALAARYDALLYVDEAHATGVLGARGAGLTADHPGAQVVMGTFSKALGSFGAYVACSGLIRDYLVNMCAGLIFSTSPPPSVLGAMSAALELVPDMDAERAHLAALGDLMREGLAALGYDTLGSSTQIVPLVVGPERDALSLGAHLLDAGIAALPIRPPTVPKGTSRIRLALRATHSREDVERVLRAIETWERP; from the coding sequence ATGCTCGATCATATCCGCCACTCGCTCGACAGGATCGCGGCGAAGGACCGCACGCGCGTGCTGCGTCCGGCGCAAATGCGCGACGGCGGGCGGCTGGAGCGTGACGGGCGCGAACTGCTGGACTTCTCCAGCAACGACTATCTCGGCCTCGCCCGCCATCCGCTGCTGGCCGAAACCGCCGCCAACTACGCGCACGAGTTTGGGGCCGGCTCCGGCGCCTCTCGCCTGATCACCGGCACCAGCCCGCAGCACGAAGCGGTCGAAAGGCATGTCGCCGAGTTCAAGGGCACCGAGACCGCGCTGCTCTTCGCCAGCGGCTGGCAAGCCAATGCGGCGATCATCCCGGCGCTGGCCAAGGCCGCGCCAAGCTGCGCGATCTTCGCCGACGAACTGGTACACAATTCGATCCACGCCGGCTGTCGCGGCGCGCGCGCCGAAACGCACTTCTTCGCCCACAACGACATGACCGATCTCGAACGCCTGCTGGCCGAACACGGCCCAGGTGCGGAGGCGCGGCTGATCATCACCGAGAGCGTGTTCAGCATGGACGGCGACCGGGCCGACCTGGCCCGCCTCAACGCCTTGGCCGCCCGGTACGATGCCCTGCTCTACGTCGACGAAGCGCATGCCACCGGCGTGCTCGGCGCGCGCGGTGCGGGACTGACGGCAGACCATCCCGGTGCGCAGGTGGTGATGGGCACATTCAGCAAGGCGCTGGGCAGTTTCGGAGCCTATGTCGCCTGTTCGGGCCTCATCCGCGACTACCTCGTCAACATGTGCGCCGGCCTGATCTTCTCCACCTCGCCGCCGCCCTCCGTGCTCGGGGCCATGTCGGCAGCACTGGAGCTCGTGCCGGACATGGATGCGGAACGCGCCCACCTCGCGGCGCTGGGCGACCTGATGCGCGAGGGGCTGGCTGCGCTCGGCTACGACACGCTGGGTTCCAGCACGCAGATCGTGCCGCTGGTGGTCGGTCCGGAACGCGATGCGCTTTCGCTGGGCGCACACCTGCTCGATGCCGGCATTGCCGCCCTGCCCATCCGTCCGCCGACCGTGCCCAAGGGCACCAGCCGCATCCGTCTGGCCCTGCGCGCCACGCATTCGCGCGAGGACGTGGAGCGCGTGCTCCGCGCCATCGAGACATGGGAGCGGCCATGA
- a CDS encoding ArsR/SmtB family transcription factor: protein MTDDALLDSLKAIAHPSRLRILQELAKGELNVGEIEQATEIGQPTLSQQLAVLRKAGLVDTRRQAKLVYYSLEQSMLGLVTETLGSLVPDAGKADDSGARRRAQGAANFARMAI, encoded by the coding sequence ATGACCGACGACGCCCTTCTCGACTCGCTGAAAGCCATCGCTCACCCCTCGCGCCTGCGCATCCTGCAGGAACTGGCGAAAGGGGAACTGAACGTCGGCGAGATCGAACAGGCGACCGAGATCGGCCAGCCGACGCTCTCGCAGCAGCTGGCCGTGCTGCGCAAGGCCGGGCTGGTGGACACACGGCGACAGGCGAAGCTGGTCTACTATTCGCTGGAACAGTCCATGCTCGGCTTGGTGACGGAAACGCTCGGCAGTCTGGTCCCCGATGCCGGGAAAGCAGACGATTCCGGCGCCCGCCGCCGCGCCCAGGGCGCCGCCAATTTCGCCCGCATGGCAATCTGA
- a CDS encoding YeeE/YedE family protein codes for MTLPGFPDAAPLDGLFGGLLIGISAAIMLLGLGRIAGVSGIAAKAVGLGGSGMPRSSAWLFIIGLPLGALAIAMVNGGMDPSFAGPVPLIIAGLLVGFGTRIGSGCTSGHGVCGMSRLSGRSIVATLTFMAAGIATVAIMNAFNLEVLQ; via the coding sequence ATGACGCTCCCCGGCTTTCCTGACGCTGCCCCGCTCGACGGCCTGTTCGGCGGTCTGCTGATCGGCATCTCCGCCGCCATCATGCTGCTCGGCCTCGGCCGCATCGCCGGTGTTTCCGGCATCGCCGCCAAGGCGGTGGGCCTGGGTGGCAGCGGCATGCCGCGGTCCAGCGCCTGGCTGTTCATCATCGGCCTGCCGCTGGGCGCGCTGGCGATTGCCATGGTCAATGGCGGGATGGACCCGAGCTTTGCCGGCCCCGTGCCGCTGATCATCGCCGGCCTGCTGGTCGGCTTCGGCACGCGTATCGGCAGCGGCTGCACCAGCGGTCACGGCGTCTGCGGCATGAGCCGCCTGTCCGGCCGCTCGATCGTCGCAACGCTCACCTTCATGGCTGCCGGCATAGCAACGGTCGCCATCATGAACGCTTTCAATCTGGAGGTTCTGCAATGA
- a CDS encoding A24 family peptidase has protein sequence MLSGLEIGQVGLLAALGAYAGYMDVRFRKLPNMLCLVALALGLGASFALGGTDGLLSALLHAVIALVLGMLLFAAGVIGGGDAKFYTGIAAWFALRDGLFLFVSVALSGLVLLLVWIITRRLVHKKGLKPEGDGVFDKLPYGVAISLGGVVAALMLGLRS, from the coding sequence ATGCTGAGCGGCCTCGAGATCGGCCAGGTGGGCCTGCTGGCGGCGCTTGGCGCCTATGCCGGCTACATGGACGTCCGGTTCCGCAAGCTGCCGAACATGCTGTGCCTCGTCGCGCTGGCGCTGGGCCTTGGCGCCAGCTTCGCGCTGGGCGGCACGGACGGGTTGCTGTCCGCGCTGCTGCATGCGGTCATCGCGCTAGTGCTCGGCATGTTGCTGTTCGCTGCCGGGGTAATCGGCGGGGGCGATGCGAAGTTCTATACCGGCATTGCGGCATGGTTCGCCTTGCGCGACGGACTGTTCCTGTTCGTCAGCGTCGCCCTTTCGGGCTTGGTCCTGCTGCTGGTATGGATCATCACGCGGCGTCTGGTGCACAAGAAGGGCCTGAAGCCTGAAGGCGACGGGGTGTTCGACAAGCTGCCCTATGGCGTCGCCATCTCGCTGGGCGGGGTGGTCGCCGCCCTGATGCTGGGCTTGCGCAGCTGA
- a CDS encoding MBL fold metallo-hydrolase, giving the protein MTSTDSALASATELVERAQQDPALRPEIEAFFDGATYTVSYVVYDPATKEAAIIDSVLDFDQSSGRTSHLSADKVIDFVKSNDLKVTWLLETHAHADHLSAAPYLQEQVGGKIAIGEHIKTVQGVFGKLFNAGTEFQLDGSQFDHLFSDGDTFNIGNLEVEVLHVPGHTPACIAYVIGDAVFVGDTMFMPDYGTARADFPGGDARQLFRSLRRILSLPAETRLFMCHDYLPKGRDTYVWETTVAAEREGNIHAHDGVSEDEFVQMREARDATLDMPRLILPSVQVNMRAGRMPPPDDNGVTYLKLPVNAV; this is encoded by the coding sequence ATGACTTCCACTGATTCGGCTCTTGCCTCTGCAACGGAGCTGGTGGAACGCGCCCAGCAGGACCCCGCGCTCCGCCCCGAAATCGAGGCATTTTTCGACGGCGCCACGTATACGGTGAGTTACGTCGTGTACGATCCCGCGACCAAGGAAGCGGCGATCATCGACTCGGTGCTGGATTTCGACCAGTCCTCGGGCCGCACCTCGCATCTTTCGGCTGACAAGGTTATCGATTTCGTGAAATCGAATGATCTGAAAGTGACCTGGCTGCTCGAAACGCATGCCCACGCAGATCACCTTTCGGCCGCGCCCTACCTGCAGGAACAGGTGGGCGGCAAGATCGCCATCGGCGAGCATATAAAGACCGTGCAGGGTGTGTTCGGGAAGCTGTTCAACGCCGGTACCGAATTCCAGCTGGATGGTTCGCAGTTCGATCACCTGTTCAGCGACGGCGACACCTTCAACATCGGCAACCTCGAGGTCGAGGTGCTGCATGTGCCGGGCCACACGCCGGCCTGTATCGCCTATGTCATCGGCGACGCCGTGTTCGTGGGCGATACCATGTTCATGCCCGACTACGGCACGGCGCGGGCGGACTTCCCCGGCGGCGATGCCCGCCAGCTGTTCCGCTCGCTGCGCCGGATCCTCTCGCTGCCGGCCGAAACCCGGCTGTTCATGTGCCACGACTACCTGCCCAAGGGTCGCGATACCTACGTCTGGGAAACCACCGTGGCGGCCGAGCGCGAAGGCAACATTCACGCGCATGACGGCGTGAGCGAGGACGAGTTCGTGCAGATGCGCGAGGCCCGCGACGCCACGCTCGACATGCCGCGCCTGATCCTGCCTTCGGTGCAGGTGAACATGCGCGCCGGTCGCATGCCGCCGCCTGACGATAACGGCGTGACCTACCTCAAGCTGCCGGTGAACGCGGTATGA
- a CDS encoding DUF2147 domain-containing protein: MGLNRTAIIAAAAPLALLAPPAAAQRSIDGTYIDSGGYVEITVGPCGTSRCGTITRIIRHKSGESDRDVHNDDPALRDRPILGLRLLTGLTWDDGAWRGRVYNPEDGNTYRTEVRPAANGALEVKGCVAIICRTRLWPAAT, from the coding sequence ATGGGACTGAACCGCACCGCCATCATCGCTGCTGCCGCCCCGCTGGCGCTGCTCGCGCCGCCCGCCGCCGCCCAGCGATCCATCGACGGCACTTACATCGATTCGGGCGGCTACGTCGAAATCACCGTCGGCCCCTGCGGCACCAGCCGCTGCGGCACGATCACCCGCATCATCCGCCACAAGTCCGGCGAATCCGACCGCGACGTGCATAACGACGATCCGGCCCTGCGCGACCGCCCGATCCTGGGCCTGCGCCTGCTGACGGGCCTCACCTGGGACGACGGTGCATGGCGCGGAAGGGTGTATAATCCGGAAGATGGCAACACCTATCGCACCGAGGTGCGCCCGGCCGCCAATGGCGCGCTGGAAGTGAAGGGCTGCGTCGCCATCATCTGCCGCACGCGGCTATGGCCCGCTGCCACCTGA
- a CDS encoding adenosylmethionine--8-amino-7-oxononanoate transaminase yields MSKSPVWHPFHQHGLEEPIPLVTHAEGAALYTDDGRRVIDAISSWWVTTHGHNHPHIMAAIREQTEKLDQLIFAGWTHEPAETLARGLVDLMPDGLDHVFYSDSGSTAVEVALKMALGYWHNRAEPRSRILVLEHSYHGDTIGAMSVGARGVFNRAYEALLFDVGTVPFPGANPQPSLDALEAACAAGDVAAFIVEPLLLGAGGMLVYPPQVLAEMRTICARHGVLFIADEVMTGWGRTGTLLACEQAQVTPDILCLAKGLTGGAIPLAATLASGAVYNAHYSTDRSRMFFHSSSFTANPIACAAANANLAIWQDEDVRGRIDALSRRLGKVLDRLAQRDVVTNPRQCGTMIAFDVDTGGDAGYLADIGPKLREHFYGCDVLLRPLGNTVYVMPPYCTDQDDIDTIAQAISTGLDRYAR; encoded by the coding sequence ATGAGCAAGTCTCCCGTGTGGCACCCCTTCCACCAGCACGGGCTGGAAGAGCCGATCCCGCTGGTGACCCATGCGGAAGGCGCGGCGCTCTACACCGATGACGGTCGGCGGGTGATCGACGCGATTTCCAGCTGGTGGGTGACGACGCACGGTCACAACCACCCGCACATCATGGCGGCTATCCGGGAGCAGACCGAGAAGCTCGACCAGTTGATCTTCGCGGGCTGGACGCACGAACCGGCCGAGACGCTTGCGCGCGGTCTGGTGGACTTGATGCCGGACGGTCTCGATCACGTATTCTATTCGGACAGCGGCTCCACCGCAGTCGAAGTCGCGCTGAAGATGGCGCTCGGCTACTGGCACAACCGCGCAGAGCCGCGCAGCCGCATCCTGGTGCTGGAGCACTCCTATCACGGCGACACCATCGGCGCGATGAGCGTGGGCGCGCGCGGCGTGTTCAACCGCGCTTACGAGGCGCTGCTGTTCGACGTGGGCACGGTGCCCTTCCCCGGCGCCAATCCGCAGCCGAGTCTCGACGCGCTGGAGGCGGCCTGCGCGGCCGGAGACGTCGCCGCCTTCATCGTCGAGCCGCTGCTGCTGGGGGCCGGCGGCATGCTGGTCTATCCGCCGCAGGTGCTGGCCGAGATGCGCACGATCTGCGCTCGCCACGGCGTGCTGTTCATCGCCGACGAGGTGATGACCGGCTGGGGCCGCACCGGCACGCTGCTGGCTTGCGAACAGGCGCAGGTGACGCCCGATATCCTGTGCCTGGCCAAGGGGCTGACCGGCGGCGCGATCCCGCTGGCAGCGACGCTGGCGAGCGGTGCCGTCTACAACGCGCATTACTCGACCGACCGTTCGCGCATGTTCTTCCACTCCTCCAGCTTCACCGCCAATCCCATCGCCTGCGCGGCGGCCAATGCGAACCTTGCCATCTGGCAGGATGAGGACGTGCGGGGCCGGATCGACGCGCTTTCGCGGCGGCTGGGCAAGGTGCTGGACAGGCTGGCGCAGCGCGACGTAGTCACCAACCCGCGCCAGTGTGGCACGATGATCGCCTTCGACGTGGATACCGGCGGTGACGCCGGATACCTGGCGGACATCGGCCCCAAGCTGCGCGAGCATTTCTACGGCTGCGACGTGCTGCTGCGCCCGCTGGGCAATACGGTCTACGTCATGCCGCCCTATTGCACGGACCAGGACGACATCGACACCATCGCACAGGCCATCAGCACGGGGCTGGACCGCTACGCGCGCTAG
- the bioB gene encoding biotin synthase BioB — protein MIRNDWTREEIAELFDLPFTELLFRAASVHREHHQPDQVQLCTLLSIKTGGCPEDCGYCSQSAHADSGVEATKLMDVRQVLQSAAQAKDAGSQRFCMGAAWRNPKDRDMPKIVEIVKGVREMGMETCMTLGMLTPQQAEQLAEAGLDYYNHNVDTGPEYYERVITTRNYDDRLTTLKNVRQAGINVCSGGIVGMGETRDDRVGFVHTLATLERHPESVPVNALVPVKGTPLGDMLADTPLAKIDDIEFVRTVAVARICMPMSMVRLSAGRESMSDATQALCFMAGANSIFTGDKLLTAPNAGDDSDAALFQRLGMKAMEGEEPMRAVGGCSGGCATKQKAEAELT, from the coding sequence ATGATCCGTAATGACTGGACCCGCGAGGAGATTGCCGAGCTCTTCGACCTGCCGTTCACCGAACTGCTGTTCCGCGCGGCCAGCGTCCACCGCGAACATCACCAGCCCGACCAGGTGCAGCTGTGCACGCTGCTTTCGATCAAGACCGGCGGCTGCCCCGAGGATTGCGGCTATTGCTCGCAAAGCGCCCATGCCGACAGTGGCGTGGAAGCGACCAAGCTGATGGACGTGCGCCAGGTGCTGCAGAGCGCGGCGCAGGCGAAGGATGCGGGCAGCCAGCGCTTCTGCATGGGCGCCGCCTGGCGCAATCCCAAGGATCGCGACATGCCCAAGATCGTCGAGATCGTGAAAGGCGTGCGCGAAATGGGCATGGAAACCTGCATGACGCTGGGCATGCTCACGCCGCAGCAGGCAGAGCAGCTCGCCGAGGCGGGCCTCGATTACTACAACCACAACGTCGACACCGGTCCGGAATATTACGAGCGTGTCATCACCACCCGTAATTACGATGACCGGCTGACCACGCTGAAAAATGTCCGCCAGGCGGGCATCAACGTGTGCTCGGGCGGTATCGTCGGCATGGGGGAGACGCGCGACGATCGCGTCGGCTTCGTCCACACGCTGGCGACGCTGGAACGGCATCCCGAGAGCGTGCCGGTGAATGCACTGGTGCCGGTGAAAGGCACGCCGCTGGGCGACATGCTGGCCGACACTCCGCTCGCCAAGATCGACGACATCGAGTTCGTCCGCACCGTGGCCGTCGCACGCATCTGCATGCCGATGAGCATGGTGCGCCTGTCTGCCGGGCGCGAATCCATGAGCGACGCCACGCAGGCCCTCTGCTTCATGGCCGGCGCCAACTCGATCTTCACCGGCGACAAGCTGCTGACCGCGCCCAATGCGGGCGACGACAGCGATGCCGCGCTGTTCCAGCGCCTTGGCATGAAGGCGATGGAGGGCGAAGAACCGATGCGCGCGGTCGGCGGCTGCTCGGGCGGCTGCGCGACCAAGCAGAAGGCCGAGGCCGAACTCACCTGA